A section of the Rhizomicrobium sp. genome encodes:
- a CDS encoding aldo/keto reductase translates to MEYRQLGRSGFNVPVLSFGTGTFGGKGELFKAWGGLDDKEATRLVDICLDHGLTMFDSADIYSAGESEKVLGAAIKGRRDKVLISTKATFRAGEGANDLGSSRFHLTRAVEGSLKRLGTDHIDLFQLHGYDAKTPPEEVLSTLDTLIRAGKIGYIGVSNFSGWHLMKALATADKYGLPRYVANQTYYSLIGRDYEWELLPLGLDQGLGAVVWSPLGWGRLTGKIRRGQPLPETSRLHKTAEMGPPVPDEHLYKVVDALDVVAKEVGKTVPQVALNWLLQRPTVSTVVIGARNEQQLKDNLGAIGWNLTPEQVKVLDHASAVTPPYPYWHQKQFKERNPFPTRV, encoded by the coding sequence ATACCGTCAATTGGGGCGTTCCGGTTTCAACGTCCCCGTTCTCAGCTTCGGCACCGGCACGTTCGGCGGCAAGGGAGAGCTGTTCAAGGCCTGGGGCGGCCTGGACGATAAGGAGGCCACGCGCCTCGTCGACATCTGCCTCGACCACGGCCTGACCATGTTCGACTCGGCCGACATCTATTCCGCCGGCGAATCCGAGAAAGTCCTGGGCGCCGCGATCAAGGGCCGCCGCGACAAGGTCCTGATCTCCACCAAGGCGACGTTCCGCGCCGGCGAGGGCGCCAACGATCTGGGCTCCTCGCGCTTCCACCTGACCCGCGCCGTCGAGGGTTCTCTGAAGCGGCTCGGCACCGATCATATCGATCTCTTCCAGTTGCACGGCTACGACGCCAAGACGCCGCCCGAGGAAGTGCTCTCGACGCTCGACACGCTGATCCGCGCCGGCAAGATCGGCTATATCGGCGTCTCCAATTTCTCCGGCTGGCATCTGATGAAGGCGCTGGCGACGGCCGACAAATACGGCCTGCCGCGCTATGTCGCGAACCAGACCTATTACTCGCTGATCGGCCGCGACTATGAGTGGGAGCTTCTGCCGCTCGGCCTCGACCAGGGCCTGGGCGCGGTGGTGTGGTCGCCGCTCGGCTGGGGCCGTCTCACCGGCAAGATCCGCCGCGGCCAGCCGCTGCCCGAGACCAGCCGCCTGCACAAGACCGCCGAGATGGGCCCGCCGGTGCCCGACGAGCATCTCTACAAGGTGGTCGACGCGCTGGACGTGGTGGCGAAGGAGGTCGGCAAGACCGTGCCGCAGGTCGCGCTCAACTGGCTGCTGCAGCGCCCGACCGTGTCGACCGTGGTGATCGGCGCACGCAACGAGCAGCAGCTCAAGGACAATCTCGGCGCCATCGGCTGGAACCTGACGCCCGAGCAGGTGAAGGTGCTGGATCACGCGAGCGCGGTGACGCCGCCCTATCCCTATTGGCACCAGAAGCAGTTCAAGGAGCGCAACCCCTTCCCGACGCGGGTGTGA